A stretch of the Flavobacterium sp. 5 genome encodes the following:
- a CDS encoding NADPH-dependent FMN reductase — translation MKIIAFGGSPSKKSINKKLATYASGLFENAQVEVLDLNDYEMPLFSVDKEATIGQHSLAKAFLDKIASADLLVVSLAENNGNYSAAFKNTVDWCSRINPKIFQEKTMLLMATSPGARGGASVLEIAKNNFPRFNADIKAVFSLPSFNENFDVEKGEISNVELRNELVKLIADNF, via the coding sequence ATGAAAATTATCGCCTTTGGAGGAAGTCCAAGTAAAAAATCTATCAATAAAAAATTAGCAACTTACGCTAGTGGTTTGTTCGAAAACGCTCAAGTTGAGGTTTTGGATTTAAACGATTACGAAATGCCATTATTCAGTGTTGATAAAGAAGCTACAATTGGTCAACATTCTTTAGCGAAAGCCTTTTTAGATAAAATTGCTTCAGCCGATTTATTAGTAGTTTCTCTTGCGGAAAATAACGGAAATTATAGTGCTGCTTTCAAAAATACTGTAGATTGGTGCTCTCGAATAAACCCAAAAATATTTCAAGAAAAAACAATGCTCTTAATGGCTACTTCGCCAGGAGCCAGAGGTGGTGCTAGCGTTTTAGAAATTGCTAAAAATAATTTCCCTCGTTTTAATGCCGATATAAAAGCTGTTTTTTCATTGCCAAGTTTCAATGAGAATTTTGATGTAGAAAAAGGTGAAATAAGCAATGTTGAATTACGAAATGAACTAGTAAAATTGATTGCAGATAATTTCTAA
- a CDS encoding glycoside hydrolase family 76 protein: MKKNKNFKSDHYRTEMQNLHSAIENNFHDKVSGYYFVELDPTKRETKFGHKREYSWLWALCAMFEATNEIEKIDKNANLVADIYKNMQHYYDPAPPKPGYGEYIVKLSKGQRYYDDNQWIGITGLDIYERTGKKTYFDLGKSMYDFMMTASDTTLGGGLYWRENDFETKNTCSNGPGVLVALKMYKATKKQVYLDNALNIYNWTNDKLQTPTGLFYDNIKIKDKSIGKAIFSYNSGTMLQSNVYLYEITGDKKYLERANKIADSSLAYFYGGEKFRDGYWFNGVLLRGYQHLLKYNKDLKYILGFKKCLDKALKEDKNEKGLFTSKDGAHNLVEHGGMLEILARFAYLEDHYDLGTSK, encoded by the coding sequence GTGAAAAAAAACAAAAATTTCAAAAGCGACCACTACAGAACTGAGATGCAGAACCTGCATTCAGCTATTGAAAATAATTTCCATGATAAAGTTTCGGGATATTATTTTGTAGAATTAGATCCAACAAAAAGAGAAACAAAATTTGGGCATAAGCGAGAATATAGCTGGCTATGGGCGCTTTGTGCCATGTTTGAAGCTACGAATGAAATTGAAAAAATAGATAAAAATGCAAATTTAGTTGCTGACATTTATAAAAACATGCAGCATTATTACGATCCAGCTCCTCCTAAACCGGGATATGGTGAATACATTGTAAAACTGAGTAAAGGACAACGTTATTACGATGACAATCAATGGATAGGAATTACAGGTTTGGATATTTATGAGCGAACAGGAAAGAAAACCTATTTTGATTTAGGAAAATCAATGTACGACTTTATGATGACAGCTTCAGACACAACACTTGGAGGTGGACTTTACTGGCGAGAAAATGATTTTGAAACCAAAAATACTTGCTCAAATGGACCTGGTGTACTTGTTGCACTTAAGATGTATAAAGCTACCAAAAAACAAGTTTATCTTGATAATGCACTAAATATATACAATTGGACAAATGATAAACTGCAAACACCAACAGGATTGTTTTACGATAATATTAAAATTAAAGATAAAAGTATAGGGAAAGCGATATTTTCATACAACTCAGGTACAATGCTTCAATCGAATGTTTATTTATATGAAATAACAGGAGATAAAAAGTATCTTGAAAGAGCTAATAAAATAGCAGATAGTTCTTTGGCCTATTTTTATGGAGGCGAAAAATTTAGAGATGGTTATTGGTTTAATGGTGTTTTGTTGAGAGGATATCAACACCTTTTAAAATATAATAAGGATTTGAAATACATTTTGGGATTTAAAAAATGCTTAGATAAAGCCTTGAAAGAAGACAAAAATGAAAAGGGATTATTTACATCAAAAGATGGTGCACATAATTTAGTAGAACATGGAGGAATGCTTGAAATATTGGCACGATTTGCTTATCTGGAAGATCATTATGATTTAGGAACTTCTAAATAA
- a CDS encoding aldose epimerase family protein: MNKLKFTAYLLSFSLSFLLVEDAFSQNLNSAGKSFITTETIGQVEGHDVLQYTLQNKTGMKVQLITYGAAITNIVTPDKFGEMNSVVLGFDSLSDYAGSQNQLLGSTVGRVANRISNKKFTIDGKEYTLTSDIHGGAKGFDKRIWSSKKISRKNEVAIEMTYLSKDGEEGFPGNLLVTITFTLTNSNDLVIDYKATTNKATPLVLTNHSYFNLSGGKNTKILDTELTVYADKYLEYGDGSTITGKIIDVKATPFDFSSSKPIGKDIDKVQQYTNGYDVTFALRNQSDKLVLAAKAFEPLSGRELEVYTTEPGVVFYTGNWLSEKLKGRNGVPNTKNGAFCLETQHYPNSINTPAFPNTILRPGKTFTSKTIYRFLVRK; this comes from the coding sequence ATGAATAAATTGAAATTTACCGCTTACTTATTATCTTTCTCCCTATCCTTTTTATTAGTTGAAGATGCATTTTCTCAAAACCTGAATTCGGCAGGAAAATCATTTATTACAACAGAAACTATTGGACAGGTTGAAGGACATGATGTTTTGCAATATACTCTGCAAAATAAAACAGGAATGAAGGTTCAGTTAATTACTTATGGAGCTGCAATTACTAATATAGTAACGCCTGATAAGTTTGGCGAAATGAATAGTGTGGTACTTGGATTCGATTCACTTTCGGATTATGCGGGTTCGCAAAACCAGTTGTTAGGATCTACTGTTGGGCGTGTTGCTAATCGGATTTCAAACAAAAAATTTACAATTGACGGAAAAGAATATACCCTCACTTCTGATATACATGGAGGCGCAAAGGGTTTTGACAAACGTATTTGGAGTAGCAAAAAAATATCCCGAAAAAATGAAGTTGCCATTGAAATGACTTATTTAAGCAAAGATGGAGAAGAAGGTTTTCCAGGGAATTTATTAGTTACGATAACTTTTACTCTCACAAACAGTAACGATTTAGTTATCGATTATAAAGCAACTACCAACAAAGCAACACCGCTTGTACTTACCAACCACTCTTATTTTAATCTTTCGGGTGGAAAAAACACAAAAATACTTGATACAGAATTAACTGTTTATGCCGATAAATATCTTGAATACGGAGACGGTAGTACTATAACTGGAAAAATCATAGATGTAAAAGCAACACCTTTTGATTTTTCTTCATCTAAACCTATAGGAAAGGATATAGACAAAGTACAACAATATACCAACGGTTACGATGTTACGTTTGCATTGCGAAACCAATCTGACAAATTGGTTTTGGCCGCAAAAGCTTTCGAGCCCTTAAGCGGAAGAGAATTAGAAGTTTACACTACAGAACCTGGTGTTGTATTTTATACTGGAAATTGGTTAAGCGAAAAACTCAAGGGACGAAACGGAGTTCCTAACACTAAAAATGGGGCGTTCTGTCTTGAAACTCAACATTATCCAAATTCAATCAACACACCAGCTTTTCCAAATACTATTTTGCGACCGGGTAAAACCTTCACTTCTAAAACAATTTACAGATTCCTTGTTCGCAAGTAA
- the ychF gene encoding redox-regulated ATPase YchF, whose product MKAGIVGLPNVGKSTLFNCLSNAKAQSANFPFCTIEPNIGVVNVPDPRINKLEELVKPERVQMATVDIVDIAGLVKGASKGEGLGNQFLGNIRECNAIIHVLRCFDNDNIVHVDGNVNPIRDKETIDIELQLKDLENVEKRLEKVNRAAKTGNKEAQTEKALLDRIRESLLQAKSARTIIPQGNDEEVLMESFQLITAKPVLYVCNVDESSAVNGNKYVDQVRELVKDEDAEVIILSVGAEADITELESYEERQVFLEDMGLTEPGASVLIRAAYKLLKQQTYFTAGVKEVRAWTINIGSTAPQAAGVIHTDFEKGFIRAEVIAYEDYVQYGSEAKCKEAGKFKVEGKEYIVKDGDVMHFRFNV is encoded by the coding sequence ATGAAAGCAGGAATTGTAGGATTACCAAATGTTGGAAAATCAACATTATTCAATTGTTTATCGAATGCAAAAGCGCAAAGTGCTAACTTTCCGTTTTGTACTATCGAACCTAATATTGGAGTTGTAAACGTTCCGGATCCAAGAATTAATAAATTGGAAGAACTGGTAAAACCGGAGCGCGTTCAAATGGCAACTGTAGATATCGTGGATATCGCAGGTTTGGTAAAAGGAGCAAGCAAAGGAGAGGGTTTAGGAAATCAATTTCTTGGAAACATTAGAGAATGTAATGCTATTATTCACGTATTACGTTGTTTTGATAATGATAATATTGTTCACGTTGATGGAAATGTAAACCCAATTCGTGACAAAGAAACGATTGATATTGAGTTGCAATTAAAAGACTTAGAAAATGTTGAAAAACGTTTGGAAAAAGTAAACCGTGCAGCCAAAACTGGAAATAAAGAAGCGCAGACTGAAAAAGCACTTTTAGACCGAATCAGAGAGAGTTTATTGCAAGCAAAATCTGCAAGAACAATTATTCCTCAAGGTAATGACGAAGAAGTTTTAATGGAGTCATTTCAATTAATTACAGCAAAACCAGTATTGTATGTTTGTAATGTTGACGAAAGTTCTGCTGTAAATGGAAATAAATACGTTGACCAAGTTCGTGAACTGGTTAAAGATGAAGATGCTGAGGTAATTATTCTTTCAGTAGGAGCTGAGGCTGATATCACCGAATTAGAAAGCTACGAAGAGCGTCAGGTTTTCCTAGAAGATATGGGATTAACAGAGCCAGGAGCATCTGTTTTAATTCGTGCTGCTTACAAATTATTGAAGCAACAAACGTATTTCACAGCAGGTGTAAAAGAAGTTCGTGCTTGGACAATTAATATTGGTTCTACAGCGCCACAAGCAGCAGGAGTTATCCACACCGATTTCGAAAAAGGATTTATCCGTGCCGAAGTAATTGCTTATGAAGATTACGTTCAATACGGTTCAGAAGCAAAATGTAAAGAAGCTGGAAAATTTAAAGTCGAAGGAAAAGAATATATTGTAAAAGATGGTGATGTAATGCATTTCCGTTTCAACGTATAG
- a CDS encoding TonB-dependent receptor: protein MKKIMLLFFLLNVTFMLAQKEVSGVVKDKTGNPLPGANVLEKGTKNGVSTEMDGSYKLTVNEGATLIFSYIGYKNVTKLADVAIIDVDLSEEGEQELKEVQIVGSRNSKRTVVNSAVPIDIINIKDVTTQSGKIEINEILQYAAPSFNASKQSGSDGADHITPATLRGLGPDQTLVLINGKRRHQSSLVTLYGTKGRGNTGTDLNAIPSSSIKRIEILRDGAAAQYGSDAIAGVINIVMKDDVDQLTGAVTYGASNTNAKGDFLPGTANTKDFRLDQNGNGNSYGKNQSLDGGSLTVTSNYGVAIGDKGGYANFTGEYINKNKSLRPGYDFRKGFGDASLEGFNFFGNMVVPVSDKTEFYAFGGRDFRKTDAYAFTRNSTETDGDDPSEPQVPAANVVESVYPGGYTPRITSDVIDNSISAGLRTKTDSGWKVDISNTYGKNYFHYYIKGTINPSLEQFSPSEFDAGGHSLSQNTMNFDISKNYDTVLKGMNLAFGAEYRTENFEIFSGEVGSYSTYDINGIPVNKNTPASDIVYLKDENGNYVLDYFGNKRPRPGSSQGFPGYSPDNAVNKTRTNTSLYADSEFDVTENFLVSGAVRFENYSDFGSTLNWKVASRLKLGNHINLRGSVSTGFRAPSLAQKYYSLHFTNINADGAEEILLSANDSPVTKKYGIQQLKEETSLNSSLGFTATYGNFSATIDGYSINIENRIVLTSYFEDATAASLGVDKVQFFANAIDTKTLGLDIVLTWKKRFENATYGASLIGNINNMKIEQIHNGNLDQETFFGRREAAFVLASAPKNKFSLNLNYSLNKFDAGLAFTRFSEVVLVGYDDLDDVYSAKVSTDLTLGYHLTKSLKLSIGANNLFNIYPDKQDESGNTEAGGYWDAVQMGFNGAYYYTRLGFTF from the coding sequence ATGAAAAAAATCATGCTATTATTCTTTTTGCTAAACGTCACATTTATGTTGGCGCAAAAAGAAGTATCGGGAGTCGTAAAAGACAAAACAGGCAATCCTCTTCCAGGGGCTAATGTTCTTGAAAAAGGAACAAAAAATGGTGTTTCTACAGAAATGGACGGTAGTTACAAACTAACTGTAAATGAGGGTGCAACTTTGATTTTTAGTTATATTGGTTACAAAAATGTTACAAAACTAGCCGATGTAGCAATAATCGATGTAGATTTATCAGAAGAAGGAGAACAAGAACTAAAAGAAGTTCAAATTGTAGGCTCAAGAAACTCCAAAAGAACCGTAGTAAATTCAGCAGTTCCTATTGACATTATCAACATTAAAGACGTTACGACTCAAAGTGGTAAAATAGAAATTAACGAAATACTACAATATGCAGCTCCTTCATTCAATGCCAGCAAACAATCAGGATCTGATGGTGCCGATCATATCACACCAGCAACATTAAGAGGTTTAGGTCCAGATCAAACTCTTGTTTTGATTAATGGTAAAAGGAGACATCAATCCTCACTTGTTACTCTTTACGGAACAAAAGGAAGAGGAAACACAGGAACAGATTTAAATGCTATTCCATCAAGTTCTATAAAAAGAATTGAAATTCTTAGAGATGGTGCTGCCGCACAATATGGTTCGGATGCCATTGCAGGAGTGATTAATATTGTGATGAAAGACGATGTTGATCAATTGACTGGAGCAGTAACCTACGGAGCATCAAACACTAATGCTAAAGGAGATTTTCTTCCTGGAACTGCAAATACTAAAGATTTTAGATTAGACCAAAACGGAAATGGGAATTCTTACGGAAAGAATCAATCATTAGATGGTGGCTCATTAACTGTAACTTCTAATTATGGTGTTGCGATTGGTGATAAAGGTGGATACGCTAATTTTACAGGAGAATATATTAACAAAAATAAAAGTTTGCGTCCAGGCTACGATTTCAGAAAAGGATTTGGTGATGCTTCTTTGGAAGGATTTAACTTTTTCGGAAACATGGTAGTCCCTGTGTCTGACAAAACCGAATTTTATGCTTTTGGAGGTCGAGATTTTAGAAAAACTGATGCTTATGCTTTTACTAGAAATAGTACGGAAACTGATGGAGATGACCCTAGTGAACCACAAGTTCCTGCAGCCAATGTGGTAGAATCTGTTTATCCAGGCGGTTATACTCCAAGAATAACTTCAGATGTAATCGATAATTCAATTTCAGCAGGTCTTAGAACAAAAACTGATAGTGGATGGAAAGTAGATATTAGCAATACGTATGGAAAAAATTACTTTCATTATTATATTAAAGGAACAATTAACCCTTCACTAGAACAATTTTCACCTAGTGAATTTGACGCTGGCGGACATAGTTTAAGCCAAAACACTATGAATTTTGATATTTCAAAAAACTATGATACCGTTTTGAAAGGTATGAATCTTGCTTTTGGTGCAGAGTATAGAACCGAGAATTTCGAAATTTTCTCAGGAGAAGTCGGTTCTTATTCAACTTATGATATAAACGGAATTCCAGTAAATAAAAATACTCCAGCATCAGATATTGTATACCTAAAAGATGAAAATGGCAATTATGTGTTAGATTATTTTGGTAATAAAAGGCCTAGACCTGGAAGTTCTCAAGGTTTCCCTGGTTATAGCCCAGACAATGCTGTAAACAAAACCAGAACCAATACCTCATTATACGCAGATTCTGAATTTGATGTAACTGAAAATTTCTTAGTAAGTGGTGCTGTACGTTTTGAAAATTATAGCGATTTTGGAAGTACGTTAAACTGGAAAGTAGCCAGTAGATTAAAATTGGGAAATCATATTAACTTAAGAGGTTCTGTAAGTACTGGTTTCAGAGCACCCTCATTGGCACAAAAATATTACAGCTTACATTTCACCAATATCAATGCAGATGGAGCTGAGGAAATTTTACTTTCTGCAAACGATAGTCCTGTGACAAAAAAGTACGGAATTCAACAATTAAAAGAAGAAACATCATTAAACTCTTCATTAGGATTTACTGCTACTTATGGAAATTTTTCTGCAACAATTGATGGATATTCTATAAATATTGAGAACAGAATCGTACTTACAAGTTATTTCGAAGATGCAACCGCAGCAAGTTTAGGAGTAGATAAAGTGCAATTCTTCGCCAATGCAATTGACACAAAAACCTTAGGATTAGACATAGTACTTACATGGAAGAAAAGATTCGAAAACGCTACTTATGGCGCTAGCTTAATTGGAAATATCAATAATATGAAAATTGAACAAATACATAATGGTAATCTAGATCAAGAAACTTTTTTCGGAAGACGTGAAGCCGCATTTGTTTTAGCTTCAGCTCCAAAAAATAAATTTAGTCTTAACCTTAATTATAGCCTAAATAAATTTGATGCAGGTTTAGCTTTTACACGTTTTAGCGAAGTAGTCTTGGTAGGTTATGATGATTTAGATGATGTATATTCTGCAAAAGTCTCTACAGATTTAACTTTAGGATATCATTTAACAAAAAGTCTTAAATTAAGTATTGGTGCAAATAACTTATTTAATATTTACCCAGACAAACAAGACGAAAGCGGCAACACCGAAGCTGGTGGATACTGGGATGCTGTTCAAATGGGATTCAACGGAGCGTACTATTATACTCGATTAGGTTTTACATTCTAA
- a CDS encoding class I SAM-dependent methyltransferase gives MANLFSGKMASIFDAMYQTFIDYDEEYEFFNGLIQERKCNSILEIGSGTGNLAKRFQENNQNYKGLDSSLSMIAIAQERNKDCTFIHEDMRNFKLENTVDAIIITGRSTSYLINNEDVMDTFESVYKNLNPNGIIIFDIIDANRFIPFIKENETIIHKASYEGINYLRESQWETTPFENFTLNWNAKYYQTTDNEKEILSEDFSTVRVFTLNEIQLFLYLNNFEILKVIDKKTYAYDTYVIMAQKKAF, from the coding sequence ATGGCAAATTTATTTTCTGGAAAAATGGCTAGCATTTTCGATGCCATGTACCAAACTTTCATCGATTATGATGAGGAATATGAGTTTTTCAATGGATTAATACAAGAAAGAAAGTGTAATTCAATTCTTGAAATTGGAAGTGGAACAGGAAATCTTGCCAAGCGGTTTCAAGAAAACAATCAAAATTACAAAGGTCTTGATTCAAGTCTGAGTATGATTGCAATTGCTCAGGAAAGAAACAAAGATTGCACTTTCATACATGAAGACATGCGTAATTTTAAATTAGAGAACACAGTAGATGCAATCATTATCACCGGTCGATCTACAAGCTATTTAATCAACAATGAAGATGTAATGGACACCTTTGAATCAGTTTATAAAAATTTAAATCCAAACGGTATTATCATTTTTGACATTATTGATGCCAATCGTTTTATCCCTTTTATTAAGGAGAATGAAACAATCATACATAAAGCCTCTTATGAAGGAATAAACTATTTAAGAGAAAGTCAATGGGAGACTACTCCATTTGAAAACTTCACGTTAAATTGGAATGCTAAATACTACCAAACAACAGACAATGAAAAAGAGATTCTTTCTGAGGATTTTTCTACTGTTAGAGTATTTACACTAAACGAAATACAGCTTTTTTTATATCTAAATAATTTTGAAATTCTTAAAGTTATTGACAAAAAAACTTATGCCTATGATACTTATGTAATTATGGCTCAAAAGAAAGCATTCTAA
- a CDS encoding 4Fe-4S dicluster domain-containing protein: MAIIITDECINCGACEPECPNTAIYEGADDWRYKDGTKLKGKVILPDGSEVDSDEAQTPISDEIYYIVPGKCTECKGFHDEPQCAAVCPVDCCIPDDNHVESEETLLNRQSFLHNE, encoded by the coding sequence ATGGCAATTATAATAACCGACGAATGCATCAATTGTGGGGCTTGTGAACCAGAATGCCCAAACACTGCTATATATGAAGGAGCAGATGATTGGAGATATAAAGATGGAACAAAACTAAAAGGGAAAGTAATTTTGCCAGATGGTAGCGAAGTTGATTCAGATGAGGCACAAACGCCAATCTCTGACGAAATCTATTACATTGTTCCAGGAAAATGTACCGAATGTAAAGGATTCCACGATGAGCCTCAATGTGCAGCTGTATGTCCAGTTGATTGTTGTATTCCTGACGATAATCATGTTGAGTCTGAAGAGACTTTATTGAATAGACAGTCTTTTTTACACAACGAATAA
- a CDS encoding acyl-CoA reductase → MTLDTKKSAFVKLGEFLNQFKDKNCIKNETVFGNDLFFEKFIDLIQLSQSHNGWYTPEQVRFAIASWAEALTEDNLTKWLSTYDFSTIKHKNVALILAGNIPLVGFHDFLSVILSGHNALIKTSSNDQKLLPFLANYLTTFDPNFKSNFTFVEGKLENFDAVIATGSNNTARYFEYYFKNKPSIIRKNRNSVAVLNGKETKEQLLALGEDIFRYFGLGCRNVSKLFVPKGYSFEPFFEAIFEYQDVIHYEKYANNYDYNKAVFLMSNFKLLDNGFLTIKEDSSYGSPISSVFYEYYESLEDLQNRLDNESEQIQCIVSNNLVKNSIEFGTTQKPNLWDYADNVDTVSFLLTI, encoded by the coding sequence ATGACATTAGATACAAAAAAAAGTGCATTTGTTAAACTAGGAGAATTCTTAAATCAATTTAAAGATAAAAATTGTATTAAGAATGAAACTGTATTTGGTAATGATTTGTTTTTTGAAAAATTCATCGATTTAATTCAACTTTCACAATCTCATAATGGTTGGTATACTCCAGAGCAAGTGCGTTTTGCAATTGCATCATGGGCAGAGGCATTAACGGAGGATAATTTAACTAAATGGCTTTCTACCTATGACTTCAGTACTATAAAACATAAAAACGTAGCATTGATACTAGCAGGAAACATTCCACTTGTTGGCTTTCACGATTTCTTATCTGTTATCCTTTCAGGACATAATGCTTTGATTAAAACTTCTTCTAATGACCAAAAGTTACTCCCTTTTCTAGCAAATTATCTAACAACTTTTGACCCAAATTTCAAGAGCAATTTCACATTTGTTGAAGGAAAACTAGAAAATTTTGACGCGGTTATTGCGACTGGGAGTAACAATACTGCTCGTTATTTTGAATACTATTTTAAAAACAAGCCATCAATCATTAGAAAAAACAGAAATTCAGTCGCGGTATTGAATGGCAAGGAAACCAAAGAACAACTACTTGCATTAGGTGAAGATATTTTTAGATATTTCGGATTAGGATGCCGAAATGTTTCTAAACTTTTTGTTCCAAAAGGATATTCATTTGAACCTTTTTTTGAAGCTATTTTTGAATACCAAGATGTTATTCATTATGAAAAATATGCTAATAATTATGATTACAACAAAGCCGTTTTCCTGATGAGTAATTTCAAATTATTAGATAATGGATTTTTGACTATTAAAGAAGATTCGAGTTATGGCTCCCCTATCTCTAGTGTTTTTTATGAATATTATGAAAGCCTAGAAGATTTACAAAACCGTTTGGATAATGAAAGTGAGCAGATTCAGTGTATTGTAAGCAATAATCTTGTAAAAAACAGTATCGAATTTGGAACTACACAAAAACCAAATTTATGGGATTATGCAGATAACGTTGACACCGTTTCTTTTCTATTAACAATATAA
- the serC gene encoding 3-phosphoserine/phosphohydroxythreonine transaminase translates to MKKHNYSPGPCILPQEVFEKSAQAILNFNDSGLSLLEISHRSKDFVAVMEEARSLVLELLNLKDKGYQVLFLGGGASLEFLMIPYNLMKENGKAAYLNTGTWASGAIKEAKIFGTTDVVASSEEQNFNHIPKGYTIPADADYFHCTSNNTIFGTQMKEFPETNIPLVCDMSSDIFSRKIDFSKFDIIYAGAQKNMGPAGTTLVVIKEEVLGKTGRTIPSMLDYAKHIKAESMYNTPPVFPVYASLLTLQWLKKLGGIEAIEKINDAKAALLYAEIDRNPLFKGSAAVEDRSNMNATFLLNDESHAAKFDEMWKAAGISGLPGHRSVGGYRASMYNALPLESVQVLVDVMKELEKSI, encoded by the coding sequence ATGAAAAAACACAACTACAGCCCAGGACCATGTATTTTACCACAAGAAGTTTTTGAAAAATCAGCTCAAGCCATTTTAAATTTTAATGACTCTGGTTTATCTCTTTTAGAAATTTCGCATCGTAGTAAAGATTTTGTCGCTGTAATGGAAGAAGCAAGATCTTTAGTTTTAGAACTTTTGAATTTAAAAGACAAAGGGTATCAAGTCCTATTTCTTGGAGGAGGTGCCAGTTTAGAATTCCTGATGATTCCTTATAACTTAATGAAAGAAAATGGCAAGGCAGCCTATCTGAATACGGGAACTTGGGCATCGGGAGCTATAAAAGAAGCAAAAATTTTCGGTACAACTGATGTTGTTGCTTCTTCAGAAGAACAAAATTTTAATCATATCCCGAAAGGATATACTATACCTGCAGATGCAGATTATTTCCACTGTACTAGTAACAATACTATTTTTGGAACTCAAATGAAAGAATTTCCAGAAACTAATATTCCGCTTGTTTGCGATATGAGTTCTGATATTTTTTCTAGAAAAATTGATTTTTCAAAATTTGATATTATTTACGCTGGAGCTCAAAAAAATATGGGTCCTGCTGGAACTACTTTGGTCGTTATCAAAGAGGAAGTTCTTGGAAAAACTGGACGTACAATCCCAAGTATGTTAGATTATGCTAAACATATCAAAGCAGAAAGTATGTACAATACTCCTCCTGTTTTCCCTGTTTATGCTTCTTTATTGACTTTACAATGGTTAAAAAAACTAGGTGGAATTGAGGCTATCGAAAAGATAAACGATGCTAAAGCGGCTTTACTTTATGCAGAAATAGACAGGAATCCATTATTCAAAGGATCGGCTGCAGTTGAAGACCGTTCTAATATGAATGCAACATTTTTATTAAACGACGAATCACATGCTGCTAAATTTGACGAAATGTGGAAAGCTGCTGGGATTTCTGGATTACCAGGACATCGTTCTGTAGGAGGTTATAGAGCGTCTATGTACAATGCACTTCCATTGGAAAGCGTTCAAGTTCTTGTTGATGTAATGAAAGAGCTTGAGAAGAGTATTTAG